In the Cellvibrio sp. KY-GH-1 genome, GGCGCCCGGAGTTTTCTCCGAAATTAAATAGGCAAACGAAATAGGTTCACCGCGCGGACTAAACGCCGTAATTAATTCTTCTTCCTGCCCCGGGGAGAAAGTGCGCACTTTCCAGTAATGAGTCACCGCATCCAACTGCGGAATTAATGTTTGAAATACCTTTATGCCGCCCGCTTCCAGCTCTACGTAATTTTGCAGCCCTCGATCACTAATAAAAACGGCAGCGGAACGCTCGGTTTTTAAATTTGAAAATTGTTGCTGTTGGAAAACCCGTGCAGCAGCGACAGCCTGCTCGCGCGAAAACGTGATGTCCAGGTTTAAACCGGGCGCAGCCAAAAACATCAATTTAATTGCGGCCACCGATGCAAAAAAGGAAAGCATCAAGAAAACAGCCCAAAAATACGGGGAGCGTAGAAAAACTGAAGGGGAGCTTTGCATCATGCATGTTCCTTTTACGTTTTTGATTATGATTTTTTCCTGCCGATAACTGGCTACTGCAATCCTAACGATATTTATTGCCGGGGTATAGCCGATAAATACTACCAATACACAGGCTTTTTACGCGAAACACGCGAAAAATAATGGTTCTTGAGCAACGCAACAGCTACACTAGGCGACATAAATAAAAGGATTATTGCGCCACCAGCCGGGACATGCCATTTGCCAATCATCGACCAAGTCTGGCCCAGCCGAACCCTTTTACAGATTCCGTTATCGACTGTTTATTCAAACTTTTTACACGTTATTTTTATGAGTAAATCCCAATCCGTTGTTGGCATCATTCTCGCCGGCGGCCTTGCCAAACGCATGGGCGGAGGCGACAAATGCCTACTGCCACTCGCCGGTAAAACCCTGCTGCAACGGACTGTTGAGCGCGCCCAACCCCAGGTAGAAAAACTGCTGTTGAATGCCAACGGCAGCAGCCTGCGTTTTGCACGTAACCGCCTACCGGTTGTACCAGATTTGTTGCCCGGCAACCTGGGCCCCCTGGCCGGTATTCACGCCGGACTAAATTGGATGCGTAAAGACAATCCCAATGCCGAATGGCTGGTGAGCTTCGCTTCTGACACACCCTTTTTTCCGCTGGATTTGGTTCCCCAATTATTAGCTGCTGCAGCTAGCCATCACAGCCTACTTGTCATCGCAAATTCCCGCTTGCGCAGCCATCCGGTGTTTGCGCTTTGGCATGTGTCTCTGGCGGATAAAATCGAACAACAATTAATGACCGGGGATGTACCGCGTTTGCAAGAATGGGTTAAACAACAAAAAATGGTAGAAGTGACCTTTGCCGCAGATACCTATGATCCGTTTTTTAATATCAATACACCGCAAGATCTTTACGCCGCCGAGCCGCTGGTAAGCTTGGTTAAATAAACACAACAAGATCGCCTACAATTAGCAAAGCTGTTATCTTTTCCGAAATTTTTTGAGGAAGATTCTCATGTTGTGGCGATTAGTTTGTGTTGCGCAGTTTTATCTATTATTGATTATCTACACTTATCTCGGCTTAACACCTCATCCAGAAAATTCCGTCCCGGTTTTTAATGACTTATTAATGCATTTTACCGGCTACGTTGTAGCTGCCTTTTCAATTAGCTTTGCTCGCCCTCACTGGGTACTTTGGCGACGCGCAACACTTTTAATCGTTTACTCATTTGCAATCGAGATTGGCCAGCACTTTAATCCGCCGCGCACCTTTAGCATGACTGACATGCTCGCCAATAGCAGCGGCGTTATTCTGGGGCTGTGCACAGTGCTGCTGCTAACCAGATACGTAAGCGTTTTTTCCAGCCTGCTCTACTGGAAGACCAAATTGCAAAAAGCACCCTCACTCTAGATTATTTATCGCCAATCATGACAACAATTAGTCGCTGTCTATGTTTGCTGCTGTTCAGTTTGCCAGTTTCAGTACTGAACGCAGAGACACCCTCGGCCAAACAGAAAACTTTTATTGCGGCAGCGCTCGCTCAAACTCAGGATGACATCACCTATAACGGTGCGTATTTTAAGATTAGCTATCCCATGGGCGATATACCCCAACAATACGGCGTTTGTACCGATGTTGTTATTCGGGCCTATCGAAAAATAGGAGTAGATTTGCAAGAGTTGGTGCATAAGGATATGCGCGAAAATTTTTCACTGTATCCAGCAAAGCGCAATTGGGGACAAACAAAAACCGACACCAATATCGATCATAGACGTGTACCCAACCTGCAAACTTTTTTCACTCGTCACGGAAAGAAACTTCCGTTAACCCAAGTGACAATAGATTATCAACCCGGTGATCTGGTTACCTGGATGCTTGCCAATAAATTACCGCACATAGGTGTGGTGACCGACAGACTTTCAGCAGATGGACAACGCCGACTTATCGTTCACAATATCGGCGCCGGCCCGCAACTGGAAGATGTATTATTTGCGTATCCGATTACGGGCCACTATCGCTACGCACTACCTTGAATTGCTTATCGAGAAACGTAACCACGGCATCAACAGAAGGTTGCAACCAAGGATCAAATAACCAAAAGGAGTGTGGTGTATTAGAGATTTTCGTCACTTGATACGGAATTCCTAACGGCTTCATCTTTTCAATCATTTCCCTATGCCCAACACTGAATCGCTCCTGGGCGCTGATCAAAAATAAAATCGGCGGTGTCTTTTTATTAACATAAAATATCGGCGATGCCTCATGCCACAGCTCCGCTTTTTCAGCATAACGCCCACCAAACCAGGCACCGGCAGCAGATGGCTTTTTACGCGGGTCATCTTCATGCAAGCGCGCTGCTTCAGACGTAAAATCTGATAAACCATCGATATTGATAATGGCTTGTACATCGCTAGAAACAGCAGACGTTTGCGCTTGGGGATCGAATTTGGCAATACCTGAGGTTACGCCAGTAAGGCTGGCAATTTGCCCTCCCGCAGACCCCCCGGCAAGCGCAATTTGATGCGGGTTCACTGCATATTTTTCAGCGTGAGTGCGCAGCCAGCGAACCGCTGCTTTTGCATCGTAAATCGCAGCCGGATATTGTGCTTCACCAGATAAACGATAACTAATAGTCGCTGCCACATAACCCCGCTCTGCCATAGCTATTGCGAAAGGTGTAAAATTGGTTCTATACCCGCCCCCCCAACCACCACCATGCACAAAGATTAGCGCAGGCCGTGATTGATCTCTTTTGTTTGCTGGTAAATACAAATCCAGTTGTAATACACGGTTTCCATAACGCACATAGCTGATGTTTTTAATTTCTTTTACCGAAGGTGGAAGCGTGTAATCGGGAATTGAAATAAATGAATATTCACCAATCAATTTTTGATAGGTAACTTCTGGTGTATAGGTATTGGCGGGATCTTTAATTTGAGTAATAGTTTGGCAAGCACTCAACCCCAAAGCGCTAAAAAAAATTGCAAGAAAATATAGTTTGGTTGTCATGGTTACCTACTCGCAGCAAAAGGAAGATAACCGAATATTTATGCCGACATTATTATCTGAGCCAAATGTAATATTGAAAAAACTGTAATGCTAAAAAAACAAAAGTGTATCTGCGGAAAATAAAAAGGCCAGCAATTGCTGGCCTTTTTTACATCAATACAACAGACCTATCACAATAACAAACGACGCAAATCGCCAATTACTGAAACCAGATAAGTCATAAAGCGGCCAGCATCAGAACCATTTACTGCGCGATGATCATAAGACAATGACAGTGGTAACATGTTGCGCGGGATAAACTCTTTACCGTTCCACACCGGCTTCATTTGCGCACGGGATACACCCAGAATACCGACTTCAGTCGGTGCAGACACCATTGGGGTAAAGCCGTTGCCGCCCATTGCTCCCAGACTGGATATAGTGAAGCAACCGCCCTGCATTTCAGCCGGAGTCAACTTTCCATCACGCGCTTTTTTGGCCAACACGTTGATTTCATCGGCCAACTCAAACAAGCCTTTCTTATCGGCATTGCGCACGACAGGCACCAGCAAGCCGATTGGGGTATCTACCGCAATACCAATATGTACAAACTTCTTGTGTACGATACTTTCGCCGTCTTGATGCATAGACACATTGAAAGAAGGCTCAGCAACCAACGCCGCAGCTACCGCTTTCACAATGAATGGCAATGGAGTCAGCTTGCTGCCACGCTTTTCAGCTTCAGCCTTCATGCTATTGCGGAATGCCTCCAAGTCAGTAATGTCAGCATCGTCAAATTGCGTGATGCGCGGAACATTCAACCAACTGCGAGTCATGGCCTCGGCAGTCAGCTTTTTGATCTTGCTCATCTTAACGATTTCGATTTCACCAAATTTGGAGTAATCGATCACAGGAAGGGCCGGAATACCGGAACCACCACCCAGCGAAGCACCCGATTGAGCAGCCTGCACAATTGGCTTCACGTATGCGCGAATATCATCTTTCTGCAAACGACCACGTGGACCAGTGCCAGACACCTTGCCCATATCAACACCAAGTTGGCGAGCGAGTTTGCGCACAGCTGGGCCAGCGTAAACATCACCCGTTTGCTCAACTTCTGCAGCAGGAGCAGGTGCCGGTTTAGGTGCTTCTACTTTTGGTGCCTCTGATTTCGGGGCGGGAGCCGCTTCTGCCTTGGCTGGGGCTGCTACAGGAGCAGCTGCAGTGCCACCAACAGTAGCCAGCACCCCAATCACCGCACCTTGAGAAACTTTATCGCCAACTTTTACCGCGAGGCTAACGATTTTTCCGGCCGCTTCTGCCGGGATTTCCATGGAGGCCTTATCGGTTTCCAAGACGATTAAGGAATCACCCGCTGCAACTTCGTCGCCAGCCTTCACTGCAATTTCAATAATTTCCACACCTTCGGCTCCGCCAATATCCGGAACCACCATATTGATTTCCGCGCTCGCTGCGGCCGGAGCAGGTGCGGCTACAGGCGCAGCGGCAGGTGCGGCAGCAAGGGCTGCTTGCGGCGCTGCTGCAGTTTCACCTTCAGCCTCCACTTCGAGCAGAAGGCTGTCTTGCGAGACCTTATCACCCACATTCACTTTAATAGCGACAATTTTGCCGGCTTTGTCG is a window encoding:
- a CDS encoding VanZ family protein, giving the protein MLWRLVCVAQFYLLLIIYTYLGLTPHPENSVPVFNDLLMHFTGYVVAAFSISFARPHWVLWRRATLLIVYSFAIEIGQHFNPPRTFSMTDMLANSSGVILGLCTVLLLTRYVSVFSSLLYWKTKLQKAPSL
- a CDS encoding alpha/beta hydrolase, coding for MTTKLYFLAIFFSALGLSACQTITQIKDPANTYTPEVTYQKLIGEYSFISIPDYTLPPSVKEIKNISYVRYGNRVLQLDLYLPANKRDQSRPALIFVHGGGWGGGYRTNFTPFAIAMAERGYVAATISYRLSGEAQYPAAIYDAKAAVRWLRTHAEKYAVNPHQIALAGGSAGGQIASLTGVTSGIAKFDPQAQTSAVSSDVQAIINIDGLSDFTSEAARLHEDDPRKKPSAAGAWFGGRYAEKAELWHEASPIFYVNKKTPPILFLISAQERFSVGHREMIEKMKPLGIPYQVTKISNTPHSFWLFDPWLQPSVDAVVTFLDKQFKVVRSDSGP
- a CDS encoding DUF1287 domain-containing protein, which gives rise to MPVSVLNAETPSAKQKTFIAAALAQTQDDITYNGAYFKISYPMGDIPQQYGVCTDVVIRAYRKIGVDLQELVHKDMRENFSLYPAKRNWGQTKTDTNIDHRRVPNLQTFFTRHGKKLPLTQVTIDYQPGDLVTWMLANKLPHIGVVTDRLSADGQRRLIVHNIGAGPQLEDVLFAYPITGHYRYALP
- the aceF gene encoding dihydrolipoyllysine-residue acetyltransferase, producing the protein MAIQTIKVPDIGGAEGVEVIEISVKVGDVIAEGDSIVVLETDKASMEIPADKAGKIVAIKVNVGDKVSQDSLLLEVEAEGETAAAPQAALAAAPAAAPVAAPAPAAASAEINMVVPDIGGAEGVEIIEIAVKAGDEVAAGDSLIVLETDKASMEIPAEAAGKIVSLAVKVGDKVSQGAVIGVLATVGGTAAAPVAAPAKAEAAPAPKSEAPKVEAPKPAPAPAAEVEQTGDVYAGPAVRKLARQLGVDMGKVSGTGPRGRLQKDDIRAYVKPIVQAAQSGASLGGGSGIPALPVIDYSKFGEIEIVKMSKIKKLTAEAMTRSWLNVPRITQFDDADITDLEAFRNSMKAEAEKRGSKLTPLPFIVKAVAAALVAEPSFNVSMHQDGESIVHKKFVHIGIAVDTPIGLLVPVVRNADKKGLFELADEINVLAKKARDGKLTPAEMQGGCFTISSLGAMGGNGFTPMVSAPTEVGILGVSRAQMKPVWNGKEFIPRNMLPLSLSYDHRAVNGSDAGRFMTYLVSVIGDLRRLLL
- the mobA gene encoding molybdenum cofactor guanylyltransferase MobA: MSKSQSVVGIILAGGLAKRMGGGDKCLLPLAGKTLLQRTVERAQPQVEKLLLNANGSSLRFARNRLPVVPDLLPGNLGPLAGIHAGLNWMRKDNPNAEWLVSFASDTPFFPLDLVPQLLAAAASHHSLLVIANSRLRSHPVFALWHVSLADKIEQQLMTGDVPRLQEWVKQQKMVEVTFAADTYDPFFNINTPQDLYAAEPLVSLVK